A single Henriciella sp. AS95 DNA region contains:
- a CDS encoding beta-ketoacyl-ACP synthase III has product MTQKTSFIRGSGAYLPTRILTNEDLSKMVDTSDEWIRERTGIQQRHIAADDEVTSDLAAAAARDALKNAGISAEQVDLIVVATTTPDQTFPATATAVQAKLGIQGGAAFDVQAVCSGFLFALATADSMLKQGLFKTALVIGAETFTRILDWSDRGTCVLFGDGSGAVVLQADNGTKGEGVIAHHIRTDGTKNDLLYVDGGVSSTGTIGKVRMQGNQVFKHAVTNISSAIQHVLNDTGHTVEDIDWFVPHQANQRILNGVARKMGLDESKVVSTVALHGNTSAASIPLALHTAVSDGRIKSGDLVLSEAMGGGFSWGASLFRL; this is encoded by the coding sequence ATGACTCAAAAAACAAGCTTTATCAGAGGCTCCGGTGCCTATCTCCCCACCCGCATTTTGACGAATGAAGACCTCTCGAAAATGGTCGACACATCGGATGAATGGATACGAGAGCGTACCGGAATTCAGCAGCGGCATATCGCGGCGGACGATGAAGTGACGTCTGACCTGGCTGCAGCCGCTGCCCGCGACGCTCTAAAAAATGCGGGAATTTCTGCAGAGCAAGTTGACCTTATTGTTGTTGCGACGACGACGCCCGACCAGACCTTTCCCGCAACTGCGACAGCAGTTCAGGCCAAGCTGGGCATTCAAGGCGGCGCAGCCTTTGACGTCCAGGCGGTCTGCTCGGGCTTTCTGTTCGCGCTTGCCACCGCAGATTCGATGCTAAAGCAAGGTCTGTTCAAGACCGCGCTGGTGATCGGCGCTGAGACGTTCACGCGTATCCTGGACTGGTCCGATCGCGGCACTTGCGTTCTCTTTGGTGATGGAAGCGGCGCGGTCGTGCTGCAGGCCGACAATGGGACGAAAGGTGAGGGCGTTATAGCGCACCATATTCGTACCGACGGGACCAAAAACGACCTGCTGTATGTAGACGGTGGTGTCTCGTCGACGGGGACGATTGGCAAGGTCCGGATGCAGGGCAACCAAGTATTCAAACATGCCGTCACAAACATCTCGAGCGCCATTCAGCACGTGCTCAATGATACCGGGCACACCGTTGAAGACATCGACTGGTTCGTGCCTCATCAGGCCAATCAGCGCATTTTGAACGGCGTGGCCCGAAAGATGGGATTGGACGAATCCAAAGTCGTCTCGACAGTCGCGCTGCACGGCAATACGTCGGCAGCGTCGATTCCATTAGCCTTGCATACTGCGGTTAGCGACGGCAGGATCAAATCTGGCGACCTTGTGCTAAGTGAAGCCATGGGTGGCGGCTTCTCATGGGGCGCCTCTCTCTTCAGGCTGTAA
- a CDS encoding integration host factor subunit alpha, whose protein sequence is MTNKTVTRVELADAIVREVGLTRQESGDLLDRMLEMIGKSLEHENEVKLSRFGNFVVRKKAARSGRNPKTGVEAKISARRVVTFKPSPMLKSKVEETS, encoded by the coding sequence GTGACTAATAAAACCGTTACAAGAGTAGAACTGGCCGATGCGATTGTTCGCGAAGTTGGCCTTACGCGTCAGGAGTCAGGTGACTTGCTGGACCGTATGCTCGAAATGATCGGCAAAAGCCTCGAGCATGAAAATGAAGTGAAGCTCTCGCGGTTCGGGAACTTCGTTGTGCGTAAGAAGGCCGCCCGTTCGGGACGAAACCCAAAAACTGGTGTTGAAGCCAAGATTTCGGCGCGACGCGTCGTGACGTTCAAACCTTCTCCCATGCTCAAGTCCAAGGTTGAAGAGACAAGCTAG
- a CDS encoding MerR family transcriptional regulator gives MTAAAKRIEKSADAYRSIGEAADELGLQTHVLRYWEGKFTRHLKPLKRPDGRRMFRPEDMTALKAIQLLVHERGLTLKGAEQLLNEQGVEKVLAGQAILTLAGDAVPSESPARKLQETVQAAFEVPAAEQSNRIVIPTGASRDRLEAMLSDLEDIKQRLDSVRHARAA, from the coding sequence ATGACTGCAGCTGCAAAACGCATCGAAAAATCAGCCGACGCCTATCGCTCCATTGGCGAGGCGGCTGACGAACTTGGTTTGCAGACACATGTGCTTCGTTACTGGGAGGGCAAATTCACCCGCCACCTCAAGCCTTTGAAAAGGCCTGATGGACGTCGGATGTTTCGGCCCGAAGACATGACGGCGCTAAAAGCAATTCAGCTGCTGGTTCATGAGCGTGGCCTTACGCTAAAGGGCGCTGAGCAATTGTTGAACGAACAGGGCGTGGAAAAAGTGCTGGCTGGTCAGGCCATCCTTACTCTTGCGGGCGACGCTGTGCCAAGCGAAAGCCCTGCCCGAAAACTGCAAGAAACCGTGCAAGCTGCTTTCGAAGTACCGGCTGCGGAACAGTCTAATCGTATCGTTATCCCAACAGGGGCCTCTCGAGATCGGCTTGAAGCCATGCTGTCGGACCTTGAGGATATCAAGCAACGACTGGATTCAGTCAGACACGCGCGAGCTGCGTGA